AGGCGAAAGGTCAGCATGACACCCTGTTCGAGCGCATCGGACAGGGTCGGGTTCAGGTGCAGGGCAAAACGGCTGTTGACGGCCAGTGCGCCATCGCTGATGACCAGTTGCGCGATCCTGGATTCGACCGGCGCCGGATCGGCGGCGTGAACCGCCAGCGGCATCAGCGCCGCGAGCGAAAGAAACAGGGTCAGGAGTAGCGCAAGGCCACGGGACATGCAAAGCCTTTCAGCGCTTGGCGATCCTGGCGTAATAGAAACCGTCATGGTCGGAGTCGGGCAGCAGTTGCTCGTCGCCCTCCAGGCCGGCGTCGTCATGACGGGCAAGGAACGCGTCGATCTGTTCGCGGTTTTCCCCCGGGAAAATCGAACAGGTAGCGTAAAGCATTTTACCACCCGGGGCGAGCAGACCCCACAGCGCGTCCATGATGCGGCGCTGCGTTGCGGCAAAGGCGCGGATATCGTTCGAGCGGCGGTTCCACTTGATGTCCGGATGACGGCGTGCCACGCCGGAGGCCGAGCACGGCACATCGGCCAGGATGCGGTCGAACGGCCGGCCATCCCACCAGCCCTGCGGCGCACCCGCGTCACCGGTCGCCAGCGTCGCCTGCAGCGACAGCCGTTCGAGGTTCTGGGTCACCCGGCGCAGGCGCTCGCTGTCGTGGTCCAGCGCCACCAGATCCAGGGTGTGGCATTCCAGCAACTGACCGGTCTTGCCGCCCGGCGCGGCGCAGGCATCGAGCACGCGCATGCCGTCGGTCACGTCCAGCCAGCTGCCGGCACGCTGGGCGCCCGCGTCCTGTACCGAGGCCCGTCCGCTCTGGAAACCCGGCAGGCGGTCCACCGGCACCGGCCGCAGCAGGCGCACGGCATCGCCGCCCAGCGACTCGGCCTCGATACCGGCATCGGCCAGTTCATGCAGGTAGCCATCGGCACTGATCTGGCGCCGGTTGACCCGCAGCGTCATCGGCGGATGCTGGTTGGCGGCGTCGAGCACTTTCTTCCAGTCACGCGGCCAGGCCTGGCGCACCAGGGCAATCCACCATTCAGGGTGGTTCCAGAAGGCGACCGGGTCGCGCGTCAGCTCGGCATCCAGCTCGTCCTTGCGCCGTTGCGCATTGCGCAGGACCGCGTTGACCAGCGACTTGAGCCGCGGCGAGAGTTTCTCGGCGGCACGGACCGCATGGTCGACCACGGCGTACGGCGCCGCCCGCGTCGCTTCCAGCTGGTACAGCGCGACGATCAGCAGCCGGTCGATCAGCGGCTCGGTCAGCGGTCGCGACAGCAGCCGGTCGAGGCGGGCGCGCAGACTGCCGTAACGGCGCAGCGCGCCATGGGTCAGGTCGATCAACTGGGCGCGTTCGGGCCCGTCGACCCCGGCGGCAAGCCGGCCGAGCACGTCGTTGAGATTGTGACCGTCCAGGGTCGTGTCGAGGATCCGGGCGGCGAGCAGCTGATTCTGGTACATGGCAAAAGAAACAGCCACGGTTGCCCGTGGCTGCCAGGTTGTTCATTAAGCCTCGCCACGAAGAACGGACGAGCGTAGCGAGGTCCCCTCGCGGCGGCGAGGGCGGAGGGAGCCGGACCCAATCGGGCAGACTGCCGCAGTCACGACTTTTTCTGTCAGTCGGGCATGCACCGACGCCACTGTCGCCGTCGGTGCTCATCTCCATCAGCAGTCTGACAGCCACGGTTGCCCGTGGCTGCTTTCATAATCAATAGTTTGGATTATACGGCGCGATGGCAGTCACGACCAGTCGCCGCGCGCGATCGCTTCCAGGCGGGCAATGCGCTCGTCGGTCTGCGGGTGGGTACGGAACAGCTCGCTGATGCTGCTGCCACCGGCCAGCGGGTTGATGATCATCATCTGCGCGGTTTCCGGATGGGCCTCCGCCGCCGGCATGAAGCGCCCCTGCGCGTAGTACTCGATCTTGCGCAGCGCGGCAGCCAGCGCCAGCGGATCGCCGGAAATTTCGGCACCACCGCGGTCGGCGCCAAACTCGCGGGTACGGGAAATTGCCATCTGGATCAGCGATGCGGCGATCGGCGCCAGGATCGACACCAGCAGCATCACGATCGGGTTGGAACCGCGCTCGTCGTCACGGCCGCCGAAGATCGACGCGAACATCGCCATATTGGCCAGGGCGGAGATCGCACCGGCCACCGAGGCGGACAGGGTCGAAATCAGCGTGTCGCGGTTGCGGACGTGAGCCAGTTCATGGGCCATCACCCCGCGCAGTTCGCGATAGTCGAGCAGGCGCAGGATGCCGGTGGTGGCCGCCACGGCGGCGTTCTCCGGATTGCGGCCGGTCGCGAACGCGTTCGGCTGCTCCTCGTCGATGATGTAGACCTTGGGCATCGGCAGCCCGGCGCGCTGCGCCAGTTCCGCCACCATGCCGTAAAATTCGGGCGCGGTGCTGGCGTCGACCTGGTGCGCGTTGTACATGCGCAGCACCATCTTGTCGGAATTCCAGTAGGCGAACAGGTTCATGCCGCCGCCGACCAGGAAGGCAATCAGCATGCCGCCCCGGCCGCCGATGGCGCCGCCGACGACCATGAACAGTGCCATGATCCCTGCCATCAGAATGGTGGTTTTCAACCAGTTGTTGCTCATTGTGGACTTTTCTCCGTGCCGGATATCTCCGGTATTGAATGCTGTCGACCGGGCAGGATTTCAAGCCCCGGTCCCGGGCTGCGGAGCGGAACGCCCTGCCGGAAACCGGATCTGCCGGCTCCTGATTCTTGATCCGGGCGCTTAAGTCACACTTAGAGCCGGAACGGATCAGCGGAACAGCTTGACCACGAACTGCTGCCGGCGACTGACCGGCACGCGCTCGGGCGAGCCGTTCAGCATCACATACCAGGCGCCGTCGGTATTGCGCTCGAATCCGGCAATGGCGTGCCGCAGTACCAGGCAGTTGCGATGCACGCGCACCACGGCGTCACCATACTCTTCCTCGAGCTGGGTCAGCGGCATGTCGAGCAGGTGCTCGCCGGTCAGGGTGCGCAGGGTCACGTATTTGAGCTCGGCTTTCAGATACAGCGCCGATTCGATCGGCACCAGTCTGACATGACCACGCTCGATCACGCTGAAGTGCCCCGGTGCGCCGCCCGCCGGGGACGACGGGCGCGACATCAGCCGCGCCAGCACGGCGGCCAGGCGGTCGCGCCGCACCGGCTTCAGCAGATGGTCGACGGTCAGGCCGTCGACAGCGAACGCAGGCGGCTGTGGCTGGGAAGACGCGAACACAATCGCGGGGGGATGGGGGAGCGCCGCCAGTTTGCCGGCCAGGGTGACGCCATCCATTCGTGGCATCTGGACATTGACAAAGGCGGCATCGGCGCGATTGCCGTTGCTGCCCAGCCAGTCAAGCGCCGCGCCGGCGTCGGCCAGTGTCGCCACCACATCGACACCGGCCTCCGCCAACAGCAGGGTCAACCGCTCGCGGGCCTGGGGTTCATCGTCAATAACGATTGCGGTCAGAGCATCCATTGGGTTTTGCCGTGCTTTTCGATGAGATTTCGATAGGCAACAAGCAGGCGCTGGAACTTGACGTTTGCGGGGTCGGCCCGGCGGGCGCGTTCGAGTAATTCGTGCGCCCTCGCCACATGACTTTCGTGCCAGCCCTTGCGGTGAACGAAAGCGAGAATGGCGTTGACCGCGTTCAGCATGATTTGCGAATTGGACGGCAATTCGTCCACCGCCTTGTTGAACAGGGCCACCGCTTCCTCGATTTCACCGGACTGCGCCAGCCGGACTGCTTCGTTGTTGAGATCAACGACCGACTGGACATTCTCTGCAATCAGCTGCTTGCCTGCTTCCGGACGACCAACCTGATTGAAAACCTGTTCGATCCGTTCCAGCAGCAACTCGTCGTCATGGTTGTTCTTCACCATCTGCTGCACCACGTGAACCGCAGCGTCTTCCCGCCCGCTCTTGTAGCAGGCGTGAACCAGTTCCAGACGCGCGTTTTCATTCAGCATAGGCGACAGATCGCGATATTTTTCGATTGCGTCATCAAGAAGTTCGCGACCGCGATGCGGCTGGCCGGCCTGGGTCGCCACTTCGCTCTCGACCACGGTCGAAACCCAGTTCGCAACCGGGTCATTGCGGAATTCGCGCCGCAGATTGGCAACGGTCTGTTGCGCGGCCTTGCCGTCGTTCGACGCCAGTTGCGCCCGCGCCAGCGCGGCATAATCCTCGGGACAGCGGTAGGTCGAATACTTGGCCAGGTCGATGGTGCGGGTAAACGCCTGCTGCGCGGTGGCGAAGTCGCCATCCTGCATCGCCGCCTCGCCAAGCTTCTTCTGCCGGCGCACCACCACCGGCGACAGGTCGGTCGCGGTCGCCAGCGTATTCTTGGCGTTGGCCGTGTCGTGCTTGGCTTCGTAGATGCGCGCCAGCCAGTCGTAGGCCTCCATCACGCGCGAGTTTTCCTCGAGCACTTCCTCGAACAGCTCGCGCGCCTGGTCGTACTGCCGGGTCGACACCAGCGTCTTGCCCAGACCCAGCTTGGCCCACGGCAGCGCCTTGATCTTCAGCACGTCGCGATACAGGCTCTGCGCGCCGAGATAGTCGCCGATCTTCAGTTCCAGCGAGCCCTTCAGCTTCATGAAGTCGAGCAGGAATTCATCGCGCGCGGCAATGCGCTTGTCGCATTCGGAAATCGCGCTCAGGTACTCGTCCTTCATGATCGACTGGTCGACCACGCGCAGCGCATCGCGGCGACGCATCGCCCGTTCGAGCCGCACCCGCAACTGCTCGCCGGTAAACGGCTTCAGCAGATAGGCATCCGGCGACAGTTCCGCCGCGCTGACCACCCGCTCGATGCGGGCCTCGGCGGTCACGATCATGAACACACAAGACTGCTTGATCAGGTTGCGCTCGCGGATTTCCTCCAGCAGGTGCAGGCCGTCATAGCCGTTGCCGAGGTCGTAGTCGCACAGCACCACATCGAAGTCGAAGCGGCCGAGCTTGTTGAATGCATCCGAGATCCGCGTCGCGTACTCGACCTTGTTGGCGCCGAAGGTCGACAGGGTCATCGACACCGCCCGCTGCATCTCGGGCACGTTGTCGATAATCAGGAACAGCTTCTTCGCGTACAGATTGTCGTCGCGCGGCGCGATCTTGGCCGCCTTGACGCTGGAAATGGACTGGTAGCTGGCGTTGTTTCGGTTGGGCTTGTCATCGGTCATAGGGATCTCACACAGCGGACAGTTTGGCGTAGCGCAGATCGAGCCATTTACGTCCTGCGTCCTGAAAATTCACTTCTACCCGCGACTCGCCACCGCCAGCCTCGGCGTCGGTAATGACACCCAGGCCGAATTTCGGATGAGTCACGGTCTGGCCGACCCGGAAACCGCCGACCCATTCGGGGGCGGCTGTCCTGACCGGTGTGCGCGTCTTGCGCCCGGTCGGTGCCCACGGGGCGGCCGTTTCGACCGGCTTGCGCACGACCGGTTCGATATTGATCGGATGCAGCAGTTCGGGGGGCAATTCGTCCAGAAAGCGCGATGGCAGCGGATAGCGTGTCTGTCCGTGCAGCATGCGGGTCTGAGCATAACTCAAGGTCAGCCGGCGGCGGGCGCGGGTAATGGCGACATACAACAGCCTTCGCTCTTCCTCCAGCCCGTCCGGATCGGCAAAGCTCTGCTCGTGCGGGAACAGTCCCTCTTCCAGCCCGGTCAGGAACACGCTGTCGAACTCCAGCCCCTTGGCCGCATGCACGGTCATCAGCGTGATCGCCTCCTCGCCGGCGGCGGCCTCGTGGTCACCCGATTCGAGCGACGCGTGGGCAAGGAATTCGACCATCGCCTGTGCCGGATCGTCCGGGACGAAGGACACGGCGGCATTGACCAGTTCGCTCAGGTTTTCCAGCCGTTCGCTACCGTCCTTGTCCGCCTGGTACATCGCGGTCAGGCCGCTGGCGTCGATCACGTGGCTGACCAGCTCCGCAAAGCCCAGTGTGTCGGCCGCGGTGCGCAGTTCTTCGATCAGCAGCACAAAACGGCCAACGCTGGCCGCCGCACGGCCCCCGACCTGACAGGCGGCCTGCCACAGGCTGTCGCCGCTGTCGCGGGCCGCCATCTGGATGCCGTCCACCGTGCGGGCACCGATACCGCGCGCCGGCAGGTTGATGATGCGCAGCAGCGCATTGTCGTCAGCCGGGTTGGCCAGCAGGCGCAGGTAGGCCAGCGCATGCTTGATTTCCTGGCGCTCGAAGAAACGCAGCCCGCCATAGACCCGGTACGACAGCCCGGCCTGGAACAGCGCGTGCTCGAGCGCCCGGCTTTGGGCGTTGCTGCGATACAGCACCGCCACGTCGGCCAGCGACACGCCTTCGCGCTTCAGCGCCCGCGCCTCCTCGGCGATGAATTCGGCTTCCTCGCCATCACTCCAGCCGCGGTAGACGCGGATCTGCTCGCCTTCGCCGGCATCGGTCCACAGCGTCTTGCCGAGCCGGCCCCGGTTGTTGGCGATCACCGCATTGGCGGCGGCCAGGATGCGCGATGTCGAGCGGTAGTTCTGTTCAAGCCGGATCGGCTCGCCGGCCGCGTAGTCGCTCAGGAAGTCGCGCATATTGCCGACTTCGGCGCCGCGGAACGCGTAGATCGACTGGTCGTCGTCACCGACGGCAAACACGGTGTTGTCGTCGCCGGCAAAACATTTCAGCCACGCGTACTGCAGGCGGTTGGTATCCTGGAATTCATCGACCAGAATATGACGGAAGCGGCTCTGGTAATGCTGGCGCAGTGCGGTGTTGCCGGACAGCAGTTCGTACGAGGCCAGCAGCAGCTCGGCAAAGTCGACCACGCCTTCGCGCCGGCACTGGCGGTCGTATTCCCGCCAGATTTCCGTCAGTTTGACCTCGAAGTGATCGGCCGGCGCAAAGCGGTCCGCCCGCAGCCCCTTTTCCTTGCTGCCGTTGATGAACGACATCACCTGGCGCGGCGGGTAGGTCTCATCCGACAGCTGCAGCGTCTTCAGCAACCGCTTGATTGCCGCGAGCTGGTCCTGGCTGTCGAGGATCTGGAAGGTCGCCGGCAGGCCAACGTCGCGGTGATGCAGGCGCAGCAGGCGATTGGCCAGCCCGTGAAAGGTGCCGATCCACATCTGTTTCGGGTTGACCGGCAGCATGGCAGTCAGACGGGTCTGCATTTCCCGCGCGGCCTTGTTGGTAAAGGTCACGCCGAGAATGCCGGCCGGACTGGCCAGTCCCTCGCGGATCAGCCAGGCGATCCGCGTGGTCAGGACACGGGTCTTGCCGCTGCCCGCGCCGGCCAGCACCAGTGCGGAATGCGGGGTCGTCACCGCTTCGCGCTGCGCCGGGTTCAGACCGGCCAGAAATTCGGAGTTCATCTGTCTGCTTAGCCATGGATTAGGTAATTTGGGCCCATTCTATCAAGCGATTG
This genomic interval from Microvirgula aerodenitrificans DSM 15089 contains the following:
- the rsmB gene encoding 16S rRNA (cytosine(967)-C(5))-methyltransferase RsmB; translated protein: MYQNQLLAARILDTTLDGHNLNDVLGRLAAGVDGPERAQLIDLTHGALRRYGSLRARLDRLLSRPLTEPLIDRLLIVALYQLEATRAAPYAVVDHAVRAAEKLSPRLKSLVNAVLRNAQRRKDELDAELTRDPVAFWNHPEWWIALVRQAWPRDWKKVLDAANQHPPMTLRVNRRQISADGYLHELADAGIEAESLGGDAVRLLRPVPVDRLPGFQSGRASVQDAGAQRAGSWLDVTDGMRVLDACAAPGGKTGQLLECHTLDLVALDHDSERLRRVTQNLERLSLQATLATGDAGAPQGWWDGRPFDRILADVPCSASGVARRHPDIKWNRRSNDIRAFAATQRRIMDALWGLLAPGGKMLYATCSIFPGENREQIDAFLARHDDAGLEGDEQLLPDSDHDGFYYARIAKR
- the htpX gene encoding zinc metalloprotease HtpX — encoded protein: MSNNWLKTTILMAGIMALFMVVGGAIGGRGGMLIAFLVGGGMNLFAYWNSDKMVLRMYNAHQVDASTAPEFYGMVAELAQRAGLPMPKVYIIDEEQPNAFATGRNPENAAVAATTGILRLLDYRELRGVMAHELAHVRNRDTLISTLSASVAGAISALANMAMFASIFGGRDDERGSNPIVMLLVSILAPIAASLIQMAISRTREFGADRGGAEISGDPLALAAALRKIEYYAQGRFMPAAEAHPETAQMMIINPLAGGSSISELFRTHPQTDERIARLEAIARGDWS
- a CDS encoding response regulator, which encodes MTDDKPNRNNASYQSISSVKAAKIAPRDDNLYAKKLFLIIDNVPEMQRAVSMTLSTFGANKVEYATRISDAFNKLGRFDFDVVLCDYDLGNGYDGLHLLEEIRERNLIKQSCVFMIVTAEARIERVVSAAELSPDAYLLKPFTGEQLRVRLERAMRRRDALRVVDQSIMKDEYLSAISECDKRIAARDEFLLDFMKLKGSLELKIGDYLGAQSLYRDVLKIKALPWAKLGLGKTLVSTRQYDQARELFEEVLEENSRVMEAYDWLARIYEAKHDTANAKNTLATATDLSPVVVRRQKKLGEAAMQDGDFATAQQAFTRTIDLAKYSTYRCPEDYAALARAQLASNDGKAAQQTVANLRREFRNDPVANWVSTVVESEVATQAGQPHRGRELLDDAIEKYRDLSPMLNENARLELVHACYKSGREDAAVHVVQQMVKNNHDDELLLERIEQVFNQVGRPEAGKQLIAENVQSVVDLNNEAVRLAQSGEIEEAVALFNKAVDELPSNSQIMLNAVNAILAFVHRKGWHESHVARAHELLERARRADPANVKFQRLLVAYRNLIEKHGKTQWML
- a CDS encoding LytR/AlgR family response regulator transcription factor, giving the protein MDALTAIVIDDEPQARERLTLLLAEAGVDVVATLADAGAALDWLGSNGNRADAAFVNVQMPRMDGVTLAGKLAALPHPPAIVFASSQPQPPAFAVDGLTVDHLLKPVRRDRLAAVLARLMSRPSSPAGGAPGHFSVIERGHVRLVPIESALYLKAELKYVTLRTLTGEHLLDMPLTQLEEEYGDAVVRVHRNCLVLRHAIAGFERNTDGAWYVMLNGSPERVPVSRRQQFVVKLFR
- a CDS encoding 3'-5' exonuclease; this translates as MNSEFLAGLNPAQREAVTTPHSALVLAGAGSGKTRVLTTRIAWLIREGLASPAGILGVTFTNKAAREMQTRLTAMLPVNPKQMWIGTFHGLANRLLRLHHRDVGLPATFQILDSQDQLAAIKRLLKTLQLSDETYPPRQVMSFINGSKEKGLRADRFAPADHFEVKLTEIWREYDRQCRREGVVDFAELLLASYELLSGNTALRQHYQSRFRHILVDEFQDTNRLQYAWLKCFAGDDNTVFAVGDDDQSIYAFRGAEVGNMRDFLSDYAAGEPIRLEQNYRSTSRILAAANAVIANNRGRLGKTLWTDAGEGEQIRVYRGWSDGEEAEFIAEEARALKREGVSLADVAVLYRSNAQSRALEHALFQAGLSYRVYGGLRFFERQEIKHALAYLRLLANPADDNALLRIINLPARGIGARTVDGIQMAARDSGDSLWQAACQVGGRAAASVGRFVLLIEELRTAADTLGFAELVSHVIDASGLTAMYQADKDGSERLENLSELVNAAVSFVPDDPAQAMVEFLAHASLESGDHEAAAGEEAITLMTVHAAKGLEFDSVFLTGLEEGLFPHEQSFADPDGLEEERRLLYVAITRARRRLTLSYAQTRMLHGQTRYPLPSRFLDELPPELLHPINIEPVVRKPVETAAPWAPTGRKTRTPVRTAAPEWVGGFRVGQTVTHPKFGLGVITDAEAGGGESRVEVNFQDAGRKWLDLRYAKLSAV